From Gouania willdenowi chromosome 18, fGouWil2.1, whole genome shotgun sequence, one genomic window encodes:
- the LOC114480204 gene encoding immunoglobulin lambda-1 light chain-like gives MTCAHFVLSLICLLSIAQETCQSLSSSLYQERRLISVHVGDNVTLQCLYQKDDDASFIFWYKQPLGKQPKIISTYLKYKKEGTSHDEFINNRHFTSDMRDNTLYLTISNVQVSDSATYYCAKSMHSFSLEFLEGTTVFVKNAKSLFNALVQQSDSETIHPGDSVTLNCTASTGSCDGEPSVYWFKNSEDHHPSLIYTQSDNSDQCERKTNKKHTCVYNLSLNNLDQSNAGTYYCAVTVCGRIVFGNGTKLELKDA, from the exons ATGACTTGTGCACACTTTGTCCTCTCTCTGATCTGTTTGCTCAGCATCG cTCAAGAAACCTGTCAATCATTGTCCTCGTCTCTGTATCAGGAGAGACGTTTGATTTCAGTTCATGTTGGTGACAATGTAACTCTGCAGTGTTTATATCAGAAGGATGATGATGCATCATTTATCTTTTGGTACAAACAGCCTCTGGGGAAACAACCAAAGATAATTTCTACATatcttaaatataaaaaagaaggAACGTCCCATGATGAATTTATTAATAACAGACACTTCACATCGGATATGAGAGACAACACTTTATACCTAACAATTTCTAATGTGCAAGTTTCTGACTCAGCTACTTACTACTGTGCTAAATCTATGCATAGTTTTAGCTTGGAGTTTTTAGAGGGAACCACTGTCTTTGTAAAAAATGCAAAGTCTTTATTTAACGCTTTGGTCCAACAATCAGACTCTGAGACAAtccatccaggagactcagtGACTCTAAATTGCACAGCATCCACTGGGAGCTGTGATGGAGAACCCAGTGTTTACTGGTTCAAGAACTCTGAGGATCATCATCCAAGTCTCATCTACACCCAAAGTGACAACAGTGATCAGTGTGAGAggaaaaccaataaaaaacacacctgTGTCTACAACCTGTCATTGAACAACCTGGATCAGTCTAATGCTGGAACCTACTACTGTGCAGTTACTGTGTGTGGACGCATCGTGTTTGGAAATGGAACCAAACTGGAGCTCAAAG